The Streptomyces cynarae genome contains a region encoding:
- a CDS encoding TetR/AcrR family transcriptional regulator, translating into MGGVNTVERERVPKQDRSRATRQRLLQAAVACLADHGWAGSTVLVVAERAGVSRGAAQHHFPTREDLFTAAVEYVAEERSTALRALFPHGAADRRAVVAALVDLYTGPLFRAALHLWVAASNEEQLRPRVTELEARVGRETHRIAVDLLRADERRPGVRETVQGLLDMARGLGLANLLTDDAARRERVVAQWAALLEETLG; encoded by the coding sequence ATGGGTGGTGTGAACACAGTCGAACGCGAGCGCGTGCCCAAGCAGGACCGCAGCCGGGCCACCCGGCAACGGCTCCTCCAGGCCGCCGTGGCATGCCTCGCCGACCACGGGTGGGCCGGCTCCACCGTCCTGGTCGTCGCCGAACGCGCCGGCGTCTCCCGGGGCGCCGCCCAGCACCACTTCCCGACCCGGGAGGACCTGTTCACGGCGGCCGTCGAGTACGTCGCCGAGGAGCGCTCCACCGCGCTGAGGGCCCTGTTCCCGCACGGGGCCGCCGACCGCCGAGCGGTGGTCGCGGCCCTCGTCGACCTCTACACCGGGCCGCTGTTCCGGGCGGCCCTGCACCTGTGGGTCGCCGCCTCGAACGAGGAGCAGCTGCGCCCCCGTGTGACCGAGCTGGAGGCCCGCGTCGGCCGCGAGACCCACCGCATCGCCGTCGACCTGCTCCGCGCCGACGAGCGGAGGCCGGGCGTCCGTGAAACGGTCCAGGGCCTGCTGGACATGGCCCGCGGCCTGGGCCTCGCGAACCTCCTCACCGACGACGCCGCCCGCCGCGAACGGGTGGTGGCGCAGTGGGCGGCGCTGCTGGAGGAGACGCTGGGCTGA
- a CDS encoding citrate synthase 2, which yields MSDFVPGLEGVVAFETEIAEPDKEGGALRYRGVDIEDLVGHVSFGNVWGLLVDGAFNPGLPPAEPFPIPVHSGDIRVDVQSALAMLAPVWGLKPLLDIDVEQARDDLARAAVMALSYVAQSARGQGLPMVPQREIDKARSVVERFMIRWRGEPDPKHVAAVDAYWTSAAEHGMNASTFTARVIASTGADVAAALSGAVGAMSGPLHGGAPSRVLGMIEEIERTGDAEAYVKQALDRGERLMGFGHRVYRAEDPRARVLRRTARELGAPRFEIAEALEKAALEELHNRRPDRVLATNVEFWAAIVLDFAEVPAHMFTSMFTCARTAGWSAHILEQKRTGRLVRPSARYVGPGSRSPQEIEGYADIAH from the coding sequence ATGTCCGATTTCGTACCCGGGCTCGAGGGAGTCGTCGCGTTCGAGACGGAGATCGCCGAGCCGGACAAGGAGGGCGGTGCCCTGCGGTACCGGGGCGTCGACATCGAGGACCTGGTCGGCCATGTCTCGTTCGGGAACGTGTGGGGGCTGCTCGTGGACGGCGCCTTCAACCCCGGACTGCCGCCCGCCGAGCCGTTCCCGATCCCGGTGCACTCCGGCGACATCCGCGTGGACGTGCAGTCCGCGCTGGCCATGCTCGCCCCGGTGTGGGGCCTGAAACCGCTGCTGGACATCGACGTCGAACAGGCCCGCGACGACCTGGCCCGGGCCGCCGTCATGGCGCTGTCGTACGTCGCCCAGTCGGCGCGCGGCCAGGGTCTTCCGATGGTGCCGCAGCGGGAGATCGACAAGGCGCGGTCCGTCGTGGAGCGGTTCATGATCCGCTGGCGGGGCGAGCCGGACCCGAAGCACGTCGCGGCCGTCGACGCCTACTGGACGTCGGCTGCCGAGCACGGCATGAACGCCTCCACCTTCACCGCGCGGGTGATCGCCTCCACGGGCGCGGACGTGGCCGCGGCGCTGTCGGGGGCCGTGGGTGCCATGTCGGGGCCGCTGCACGGCGGTGCGCCCTCCCGGGTCCTCGGCATGATCGAGGAGATCGAGCGCACCGGGGACGCGGAGGCGTACGTGAAGCAGGCCCTGGACCGGGGCGAGCGGCTGATGGGCTTCGGCCACCGGGTGTACCGGGCCGAGGACCCGCGGGCGCGCGTGCTGCGCCGTACCGCCCGTGAGCTGGGCGCGCCGCGTTTCGAGATCGCGGAGGCGCTGGAGAAGGCGGCTCTGGAGGAGCTGCACAACCGCCGTCCGGACCGTGTCCTCGCCACGAACGTGGAGTTCTGGGCGGCGATCGTGCTGGACTTCGCCGAGGTGCCGGCGCACATGTTCACGTCGATGTTCACGTGTGCCCGTACGGCCGGCTGGTCGGCGCACATCCTGGAGCAGAAGCGCACGGGCCGCCTGGTGCGTCCGTCGGCCCGCTATGTGGGTCCGGGGTCGCGCAGCCCGCAGGAGATCGAGGGGTACGCGGACATCGCGCACTGA
- a CDS encoding enoyl-CoA hydratase family protein: MTDLVRTAHDRGISTLTLDSPGNRNALSAALVGGLADALTACGKDRDVRAVVLTHTGTTFCAGADLRDPPPPEALVGLLRQIVELSRPVVARVTGHVRAGGLGLLGACDIAAASTAATFAFTEVRIGVAPAVISLPLLPRTDPRALTRHYLTGERFDAPEAVRTGLLTAAGDDVDQVLEPMLDGLRRAAPQALAETKRLLTATVLQTFDRDAADLTALSARLFSSPQAREGMTAFLERRDPQWVV; encoded by the coding sequence ATGACCGACCTCGTCCGCACCGCCCACGACCGCGGCATCAGCACCCTCACCCTCGACTCGCCCGGCAACCGCAACGCCCTGTCGGCCGCACTCGTCGGCGGCCTGGCCGACGCGCTCACCGCCTGCGGCAAGGACCGCGACGTACGCGCCGTCGTCCTCACCCACACCGGCACCACCTTCTGCGCGGGCGCCGACCTGCGCGACCCACCGCCCCCGGAGGCCCTGGTCGGGCTGCTGCGGCAGATCGTCGAGCTGTCCCGACCCGTCGTCGCCCGGGTGACCGGGCACGTACGGGCGGGCGGCCTCGGCCTGCTGGGCGCCTGCGACATCGCCGCCGCGTCCACCGCGGCGACCTTCGCCTTCACCGAGGTGCGCATCGGGGTCGCCCCCGCCGTGATCTCCCTGCCCCTGCTGCCGCGTACCGACCCCCGCGCCCTCACCCGCCACTACCTCACCGGCGAACGCTTCGACGCCCCCGAAGCCGTACGCACCGGCCTGCTCACCGCCGCCGGCGACGACGTCGACCAAGTGCTCGAACCCATGCTCGACGGACTGCGGCGGGCCGCACCCCAGGCCCTGGCGGAGACCAAACGACTCCTCACCGCTACTGTGCTGCAGACCTTCGACCGGGACGCGGCCGACCTGACCGCGCTCTCGGCCCGGCTGTTCTCCTCCCCGCAGGCCCGCGAGGGAATGACGGCCTTCCTGGAACGACGGGACCCCCAATGGGTGGTGTGA